TTACTAATGGGTGCATGGCATGGGATTCAAATTAATTACCTACTTTACGGTATATACCAAGCCATTTTGATGTGTAGTTTTGATTGGTTTGAACAATTCAATAAGAAAAAAAAGATTTGGAAAAATACTAAACTAACACATGTATTAGCGGTTATTATTACATTCCATTTTATTTGTTTCGGATTTTTAATATTTTCAGGACATCTAGTTAACTAAAGGAGAATTAGTATAATGGAAAATTTAAGAGCAGCAGTTTTAAAAATTTTAGCAGATTTATGTAATACAGATGAAGTGGTTGAAAACCCAGATATTCTGATTTTTGAAGAAGGATTATTAGATTCATTCGGCACAGTTAGCTTATTAGTTGAAATCGAAGAACAAATCGGTATCAACGTGACGATTTCTGACTTTGATCGCGAGGAGTGGTCAACACCAAATAAAATCATTTCGATTTTAGAGGCTAGAAAATGAAAAGGGTTCAATTTATTGGGATGATAACAGCTATTTTCATTTTTTTACTAGCTTTGTATCTTCCAAATTCTTTTTACGAACTATTTATTACAAAAGAACGATTAAATAATACAGCAGCATCTTTAAACCCTAAAACATTTCAAGGGACCCTGCTTCAAGAGAAAATGTTAAAAGACCCAAAATTCCTACCTATTTTTGGGTCTTCAGAACTTGCTAGAAGAGACCCCTTCCATCCTTCTAGATTTTTTATGGGAGAAAAAGATGAATTTACTCCTTATTTAATTGGTCGAGGGGGATCACAAAGTCTCGTTCATTTTCTTGACTTAGCATCTTTAGGTGATGGAATAAAAAATAGAAAAATTGTATTTGTTTTATCTCCACAGTGGTTTATTCCACATGGCATTGACGATACTCATTTTTCACCTAATTATTCTGCACTTCAAACTTATTCATTCGTTTTTAATAATACAATTGATAATTCTGTAAAAAGACAAATTGCAAAGAGACTTTTAACGCTATCAATTATCAAAAAAGACTCTTTATTAGTAACCCAACTAAATGCTTTTATTTCAAATAGCAAAAAAGTTCAGTTCAAGGCTATGGCTGAAAAACCGTTAGCTTACACATATTTAAAAATACTTGAAAAGAAAGATCTTTTTGAGACCGTTATAATGGATCCAGATAAAAACTTCCGATTAAAAAAATCAAAATATGAA
This genomic interval from Gottfriedia acidiceleris contains the following:
- the dltD gene encoding D-alanyl-lipoteichoic acid biosynthesis protein DltD; the encoded protein is MKRVQFIGMITAIFIFLLALYLPNSFYELFITKERLNNTAASLNPKTFQGTLLQEKMLKDPKFLPIFGSSELARRDPFHPSRFFMGEKDEFTPYLIGRGGSQSLVHFLDLASLGDGIKNRKIVFVLSPQWFIPHGIDDTHFSPNYSALQTYSFVFNNTIDNSVKRQIAKRLLTLSIIKKDSLLVTQLNAFISNSKKVQFKAMAEKPLAYTYLKILEKKDLFETVIMDPDKNFRLKKSKYEDLSWDRVAQVADKIGKRESTSNHFGIINKYYIKHIQKRLPALKNYKRNSNYGVSPEYDDLQMVLALLKKEHTKALFISVPVNGPWYDYAGFPKEGREVYYKKVRKQIEDAGFQVADFSSHEYDEFFLKDTIHLGWKGWVYVDQSLDKFYLVNRTPPTASLNHRYQ
- the dltC gene encoding D-alanine--poly(phosphoribitol) ligase subunit 2; the encoded protein is MENLRAAVLKILADLCNTDEVVENPDILIFEEGLLDSFGTVSLLVEIEEQIGINVTISDFDREEWSTPNKIISILEARK